One genomic segment of Vespa crabro chromosome 3, iyVesCrab1.2, whole genome shotgun sequence includes these proteins:
- the LOC124423063 gene encoding G-protein coupled receptor moody isoform X1 produces the protein MLEYWMGSNKSDLNRSNVTIEQVLQDPGSVVLFIGYPPWLLYFAAGCCILFMLIGIPGNLITVAALFRTKKLKNATAIFIMNLSFSDLLFCCFNLPLATSTFWHGYWLHGALLCRLFPLLRYGLVAVSLFTVLSIAINRYVMIGHPRLYPNLCVYVRRLYKSKYLIPMVLATWILGFSSLIVTWFGHWGRFGLDPAIGSCSILPDVHGRNPKEFLFVLAFLTPCVAIVVCYARIFYIVRKTASKSGRQDKVSNTIDVGDRNREQRSVTPRYQEEELSMLGSSCVAAGLCVSFSNRQTKEEQTSRIFNGQTYEESSLGNPPSSEEDSSRNEENDLQEESSIGHDPSVQDKERIAYEGIEDIPFADDRDADIGDTNIFLSTDPRKIKDFTEKPTLNAKKRLEGMASRASFVVESTLWIQRITESGTRLERSETFASSRSSNSDRRMKTRGKVFRRESKFKSLGRLRNMDNGPRMSRKDKKLLKMILVIFSSFLICYLPITVTKLFKEADEWRGLNIAGYILIYLTTCINPVVYVVMSSEYRSAYKNMLLCRNESVSSAKMKISHRIVRKHSM, from the exons ATGCTGGAATATTGGATGGGAAGCAACAAAAGTGATCTGAACAGGAGCAATGTAACGATCGAACAGGTCCTACAGGATCCAGGATCAGTGGTTCTTTTCATTGGTTATCCACCGTGGCTTTTGTACTTTGCCGCTGGCTGTTGTATTCTCTTTATGCTCATTGGCATTCCAGGGAATCTTATCACCGTGGCTGCTCTCTTTCGTACCAAGAAG TTGAAGAACGCCACTGCGATATTCATAatgaatttatcattttcgGATCTGCTGTTTTGTTGTTTTAATCTACCACTTGCCACCTCAACTTTCTGGCATGGATATTGGTTGCATGGAGCATTGCTGTGTCGTTTATTCCCATTGCTGAGATACGGCCTCGTAGCTGTCAGCCTCTTTACCGTTCTGTCGATCGCGATTAATCGTTACGTCATGATCGGACATCCCAGGCTCTATCCAAA tcTTTGCGTCTATGTCCGCAGACTTTACAAATCGAAATACTTGATACCAATGGTTTTGGCAACATGGATCCTCGGTTTCAGTTCTTTGATCGTCACGTGGTTCGGTCATTGGGGCCGTTTTGGCTTAGATCCTGCAATAGGTTCCTGTTCGATTCTTCCGGATGTGCATGGACGAAATCCAAAGGAGTTCCTTTTCGTATTAGCATTCTTGACTCCCTGCGTTGCAATCGTAGTATGTTACGCGAGAATCTTTTACATCGTCCGTAAGACAGCATCGAAAAGTGGTAGACAAGATAAAGTATCTAACACGATCGATGTCGGCGACAGGAACCGCGAG CAACGATCTGTCACGCCGAGATATCAGGAGGAAGAATTGTCTATGCTTGGTTCGAGTTGCGTCGCGGCAGGACTTTGCGTTTCATTTTCTAATCgtcaaacgaaagaagaacaaaCTTCGCGAATTTTTAACGGACAGACTTACGAAGAATCATCCTTGGGAAATCCACCTTCGTCCGAAGAGGACTCAtcgagaaacgaagaaaacgatTTGCAAGAGGAGAGTTCAATTGGTCACGATCCTTCTGTACAAGATAAGGAGAGAATAGCTTATGAAGGCATAGAGGACATACCGTTCGCTGATGATCGCGACGCAGACATCGGTGATACGAACATATTTCTGAGCACTGATCCCAGAAAGATCAAGGACTTTACTGAAAAACCGACTTTGAATGCTAAAAAAAGACTCGAAGGAATGGCAAGCCGTGCTTCTTTTGTGGTCGAGTCAACTCTTTGGATTCAAAGAATCACAGAATCCGGGACGCGATTGGAACGTTCCGAAACGTTTGCTAGTTCAAGATCAAGTAATTCTGATCGTCGTATGAAAACAAGAGGTAAGGTATTTCGCCGAGAGTCCAAATTCAAGAGCCTTGGTAGATTGCGAAATATGGACAATGGGCCAAGGATGtcaaggaaagataaaaaacttTTGAAAATGATACTTGTTATCTTTTCATCGTTTCTAATTTGTTATTTACCGATCACCGTCACGAAACTTTTTAAAGAGGCCGACGAGTGGAGGGGCCTCAATATCGCTGGATATATTCTCATTTATTTGACAACGTGCATCAATCCAGTCGTTTACGTTGTTATGAGTTCCGAATACAGAAgtgcatataaaaatatgttactCTGTAGGAACGAGTCTGTCTCTTCGGCGAAGATGAAAATTTCGCATAGGATTGTTAGAAAACATTCGATGtga
- the LOC124423063 gene encoding G-protein coupled receptor moody isoform X3: protein MLEYWMGSNKSDLNRSNVTIEQVLQDPGSVVLFIGYPPWLLYFAAGCCILFMLIGIPGNLITVAALFRTKKLKNATAIFIMNLSFSDLLFCCFNLPLATSTFWHGYWLHGALLCRLFPLLRYGLVAVSLFTVLSIAINRYVMIGHPRLYPNSLIVTWFGHWGRFGLDPAIGSCSILPDVHGRNPKEFLFVLAFLTPCVAIVVCYARIFYIVRKTASKSGRQDKVSNTIDVGDRNREQRSVTPRYQEEELSMLGSSCVAAGLCVSFSNRQTKEEQTSRIFNGQTYEESSLGNPPSSEEDSSRNEENDLQEESSIGHDPSVQDKERIAYEGIEDIPFADDRDADIGDTNIFLSTDPRKIKDFTEKPTLNAKKRLEGMASRASFVVESTLWIQRITESGTRLERSETFASSRSSNSDRRMKTRGKVFRRESKFKSLGRLRNMDNGPRMSRKDKKLLKMILVIFSSFLICYLPITVTKLFKEADEWRGLNIAGYILIYLTTCINPVVYVVMSSEYRSAYKNMLLCRNESVSSAKMKISHRIVRKHSM from the exons ATGCTGGAATATTGGATGGGAAGCAACAAAAGTGATCTGAACAGGAGCAATGTAACGATCGAACAGGTCCTACAGGATCCAGGATCAGTGGTTCTTTTCATTGGTTATCCACCGTGGCTTTTGTACTTTGCCGCTGGCTGTTGTATTCTCTTTATGCTCATTGGCATTCCAGGGAATCTTATCACCGTGGCTGCTCTCTTTCGTACCAAGAAG TTGAAGAACGCCACTGCGATATTCATAatgaatttatcattttcgGATCTGCTGTTTTGTTGTTTTAATCTACCACTTGCCACCTCAACTTTCTGGCATGGATATTGGTTGCATGGAGCATTGCTGTGTCGTTTATTCCCATTGCTGAGATACGGCCTCGTAGCTGTCAGCCTCTTTACCGTTCTGTCGATCGCGATTAATCGTTACGTCATGATCGGACATCCCAGGCTCTATCCAAA TTCTTTGATCGTCACGTGGTTCGGTCATTGGGGCCGTTTTGGCTTAGATCCTGCAATAGGTTCCTGTTCGATTCTTCCGGATGTGCATGGACGAAATCCAAAGGAGTTCCTTTTCGTATTAGCATTCTTGACTCCCTGCGTTGCAATCGTAGTATGTTACGCGAGAATCTTTTACATCGTCCGTAAGACAGCATCGAAAAGTGGTAGACAAGATAAAGTATCTAACACGATCGATGTCGGCGACAGGAACCGCGAG CAACGATCTGTCACGCCGAGATATCAGGAGGAAGAATTGTCTATGCTTGGTTCGAGTTGCGTCGCGGCAGGACTTTGCGTTTCATTTTCTAATCgtcaaacgaaagaagaacaaaCTTCGCGAATTTTTAACGGACAGACTTACGAAGAATCATCCTTGGGAAATCCACCTTCGTCCGAAGAGGACTCAtcgagaaacgaagaaaacgatTTGCAAGAGGAGAGTTCAATTGGTCACGATCCTTCTGTACAAGATAAGGAGAGAATAGCTTATGAAGGCATAGAGGACATACCGTTCGCTGATGATCGCGACGCAGACATCGGTGATACGAACATATTTCTGAGCACTGATCCCAGAAAGATCAAGGACTTTACTGAAAAACCGACTTTGAATGCTAAAAAAAGACTCGAAGGAATGGCAAGCCGTGCTTCTTTTGTGGTCGAGTCAACTCTTTGGATTCAAAGAATCACAGAATCCGGGACGCGATTGGAACGTTCCGAAACGTTTGCTAGTTCAAGATCAAGTAATTCTGATCGTCGTATGAAAACAAGAGGTAAGGTATTTCGCCGAGAGTCCAAATTCAAGAGCCTTGGTAGATTGCGAAATATGGACAATGGGCCAAGGATGtcaaggaaagataaaaaacttTTGAAAATGATACTTGTTATCTTTTCATCGTTTCTAATTTGTTATTTACCGATCACCGTCACGAAACTTTTTAAAGAGGCCGACGAGTGGAGGGGCCTCAATATCGCTGGATATATTCTCATTTATTTGACAACGTGCATCAATCCAGTCGTTTACGTTGTTATGAGTTCCGAATACAGAAgtgcatataaaaatatgttactCTGTAGGAACGAGTCTGTCTCTTCGGCGAAGATGAAAATTTCGCATAGGATTGTTAGAAAACATTCGATGtga
- the LOC124423064 gene encoding sensory neuron membrane protein 1-like: MELTKKLGIGGGVLFFLGITFGWMGFPALLKSQIKSAIALKKNSEMREMWSKFPLPLDFKIYLFNVTNPKEIAQGEKPIVKEVGPFFYDEYKEKVNLVDREEDDSVEYSLKATWYFNPSKSNGLTGEEELVLPHLLILAMVVTTLREKPTAIGILNKAVDSIFKKPDSIFVKVKAREILFDGLPVDCTVKDFAGSAVCSILKSEGKDLMNDGDDHYRFAIFGAKNGTVLPERLRVLRGIKNFKDVGRVLEWDSKPALTIWGEDHCNQFNGTDSTIFPPLLTKEDDIVSFSPDICRSLGARYSHETKVKGVNTYHYTADFGDMSTNPREKCFCPTPETCLSKNLFDLTKCVGAPLIASLPHFYLSDEKYIQEVGGLHPLQELHDISMDFEPMTATPLSAHKRLQFNIQLQPIAKFKLMKNFPEVLFPLFWVEEGILLDDEFVKKVKVVFKAISIVGFVKWLMVLGGMGLGGTAAGLHFKHKQSENKLDISKITPQSDSRKDSSNEKKWQTMNISTIQAAAVPPNLDRY, encoded by the exons ATGGAGCTTACAAAGAAACTTGGTATTGGCGGTGGTGTACTCTTTTTTTTAGGTATTACTTTCGGTTGGATGGGGTTTCCTGCTCTTCTCAAATCACAAATTAAATCA GCTATAGCCCTAAAAAAGAACTCCGAAATGAGAGAAATGTGGTCGAAGTTTCCATTACCTCTCGATTTTAAAATCTATCTTTTCAATGTAACGAATCCAAAGGAAATTGCACAAGGAGAAAAGCCTATTGTTAAAGAAGTAGGACCATTTTTTTACGA tgaatacaaagaaaaagttaatcttgtggatagagaagaagatgatTCGGTCGAGTACAGTCTAAAAGCGACTTGGTACTTCAATCCGTCGAAGAGTAATGGTCTGACGGGCGAGGAGGAACTCGTGCTTCCGCATCTTTTAATTTTGGCAATGGTGGTGACCACTTTGAGAGAAAAACCAACCGCTATTGGAATTCTTA aCAAAGCGGTGGATAGCATCTTCAAAAAACCCGATTCGATATTTGTAAAGGTGAAAGCAAGAGAAATACTTTTCGATGGTTTACCTGTGGACTGTACGGTGAAAGATTTCGCGGGTTCAGCTGTGTGTAGTATTTTGAAATCGGAAGGCAAAGATTTAATGAACGATGGGGATGACCATTATAGATTTGCAATATTTGGCGct aaaaatggaaCAGTCTTGCCTGAAAGATTGCGCGTATTACGtggtattaaaaattttaaagacgTTGGACGTGTATTAGAATGGGATAGCAAACCAGCGTTGACAATATGGGGTGAAGATCATTGCAATCAATTCAATGGCACCGATTCTACCATTTTTCCACCTCTTTTAACAAAGGAAGATGATATTGTATCGTTTTCTCCGGATATATGTCGCAGTTTGGGAGCTCGTTACTCGCATGAAACTAAAGTCAAAG GGGTAAATACTTATCATTATACCGCGGATTTTGGAGACATGAGCACAAATCCTCGCGAGAAATGCTTTTGTCCTACACCAGAGACGTGCCTATCGAAGAACCTGTTCGATTTGACAAAGTGCGTAGGAGCACCCTTGATCGCTTCTTTACCGCATTTTTATTTGTccgatgaaaaatatattcaggAAGTGGGCGGACTACATCCATTACAG gaGCTACACGACATTAGTATGGATTTTGAACCAATGACGGCTACACCCTTAAGTGCTCATAAAAGACTCCAATTCAATATACAGCTGCAACCTATtgcaaaattcaaattaatgaAGAACTTTCCTGAAGTTTTGTTTCCTTTGTTTTGGGTTGAAGAAGGTATTCTCCTTGATGATGAATTtgtgaaaaaagtaaaagttgTTTTTAAAGCAATCTCTATTGTGGG ATTCGTTAAATGGTTAATGGTTCTTGGTGGAATGGGTTTGGGTGGAACAGCGGCCGGGTTGCATTTTAAACATAAACAATCGGAAAACAAACTAGATATAAGCAAGATAACGCCTCAAAGTGACAGCAGGAAGGATAGTAGTAACGAGAAAAAATGGCAAACAATGAATATTAGCACCATACAGGCGGCAGCTGTTCCACCGAATTTGGaccgatattaa
- the LOC124423063 gene encoding G-protein coupled receptor moody isoform X4 → MNLSFSDLLFCCFNLPLATSTFWHGYWLHGALLCRLFPLLRYGLVAVSLFTVLSIAINRYVMIGHPRLYPNLCVYVRRLYKSKYLIPMVLATWILGFSSLIVTWFGHWGRFGLDPAIGSCSILPDVHGRNPKEFLFVLAFLTPCVAIVVCYARIFYIVRKTASKSGRQDKVSNTIDVGDRNREQRSVTPRYQEEELSMLGSSCVAAGLCVSFSNRQTKEEQTSRIFNGQTYEESSLGNPPSSEEDSSRNEENDLQEESSIGHDPSVQDKERIAYEGIEDIPFADDRDADIGDTNIFLSTDPRKIKDFTEKPTLNAKKRLEGMASRASFVVESTLWIQRITESGTRLERSETFASSRSSNSDRRMKTRGKVFRRESKFKSLGRLRNMDNGPRMSRKDKKLLKMILVIFSSFLICYLPITVTKLFKEADEWRGLNIAGYILIYLTTCINPVVYVVMSSEYRSAYKNMLLCRNESVSSAKMKISHRIVRKHSM, encoded by the exons atgaatttatcattttcgGATCTGCTGTTTTGTTGTTTTAATCTACCACTTGCCACCTCAACTTTCTGGCATGGATATTGGTTGCATGGAGCATTGCTGTGTCGTTTATTCCCATTGCTGAGATACGGCCTCGTAGCTGTCAGCCTCTTTACCGTTCTGTCGATCGCGATTAATCGTTACGTCATGATCGGACATCCCAGGCTCTATCCAAA tcTTTGCGTCTATGTCCGCAGACTTTACAAATCGAAATACTTGATACCAATGGTTTTGGCAACATGGATCCTCGGTTTCAGTTCTTTGATCGTCACGTGGTTCGGTCATTGGGGCCGTTTTGGCTTAGATCCTGCAATAGGTTCCTGTTCGATTCTTCCGGATGTGCATGGACGAAATCCAAAGGAGTTCCTTTTCGTATTAGCATTCTTGACTCCCTGCGTTGCAATCGTAGTATGTTACGCGAGAATCTTTTACATCGTCCGTAAGACAGCATCGAAAAGTGGTAGACAAGATAAAGTATCTAACACGATCGATGTCGGCGACAGGAACCGCGAG CAACGATCTGTCACGCCGAGATATCAGGAGGAAGAATTGTCTATGCTTGGTTCGAGTTGCGTCGCGGCAGGACTTTGCGTTTCATTTTCTAATCgtcaaacgaaagaagaacaaaCTTCGCGAATTTTTAACGGACAGACTTACGAAGAATCATCCTTGGGAAATCCACCTTCGTCCGAAGAGGACTCAtcgagaaacgaagaaaacgatTTGCAAGAGGAGAGTTCAATTGGTCACGATCCTTCTGTACAAGATAAGGAGAGAATAGCTTATGAAGGCATAGAGGACATACCGTTCGCTGATGATCGCGACGCAGACATCGGTGATACGAACATATTTCTGAGCACTGATCCCAGAAAGATCAAGGACTTTACTGAAAAACCGACTTTGAATGCTAAAAAAAGACTCGAAGGAATGGCAAGCCGTGCTTCTTTTGTGGTCGAGTCAACTCTTTGGATTCAAAGAATCACAGAATCCGGGACGCGATTGGAACGTTCCGAAACGTTTGCTAGTTCAAGATCAAGTAATTCTGATCGTCGTATGAAAACAAGAGGTAAGGTATTTCGCCGAGAGTCCAAATTCAAGAGCCTTGGTAGATTGCGAAATATGGACAATGGGCCAAGGATGtcaaggaaagataaaaaacttTTGAAAATGATACTTGTTATCTTTTCATCGTTTCTAATTTGTTATTTACCGATCACCGTCACGAAACTTTTTAAAGAGGCCGACGAGTGGAGGGGCCTCAATATCGCTGGATATATTCTCATTTATTTGACAACGTGCATCAATCCAGTCGTTTACGTTGTTATGAGTTCCGAATACAGAAgtgcatataaaaatatgttactCTGTAGGAACGAGTCTGTCTCTTCGGCGAAGATGAAAATTTCGCATAGGATTGTTAGAAAACATTCGATGtga
- the LOC124423066 gene encoding G-protein coupled receptor moody isoform X1 has product MESLNQNFRGFDTNSMATWPSHVTDNTTHGNIIDSELSRFPRPLRTFAAIVAILIMITGLAGNLLTIVALCKYPKVRNVAAAFIISLCVADFVFCSLVLPFDSIRFVDASWADIRSLCVLVPFLRYGNVGVSLLSVAAITINRYIMIAHHGIYSKIYKKHWIAAMIIFCWLFAYAMQVPTLLGVWGKFDYDMYLETCSIVKDDHGHTSKRFLFATGFVIPCVVIVGCYAKIFWVVHSSESRMRKHATPTIKSPHTPGRDTREIKQRRSEWRITKMVLAIFLSFLVCYLPITIVKMVDVNVKYPGFHVLGYLLLYFASCVNPIIYVIMNKQYRQAYAGVIGCSRIRASLTPFGSSAPGQHHQDFGQDYSKTMVSTVSIAMSPVKNNQLEETL; this is encoded by the exons ATGGAAtcattaaatcaaaattttcgTGGCTTTGACACGAATTCAATGGCCACGTGGCCGTCACACGTGACGGACAATACTACTCATGGTAATATCATTGACAGTGAGCTTTCAAG ATTTCCGAGGCCATTAAGGACATTTGCCGCGATCGTGGCTATACTGATTATGATAACAGGCCTAGCCGGTAATCTTCTTACCATCGTTGCCCTTTGCAAATATCCAAAAGTTCGTAACGTTGCAGCAGCATTTATAATAAG CCTTTGCGTGGCAGATTTCGTGTTTTGTTCGTTAGTGTTACCCTTCGACTCTATCAGATTCGTCGATGCAAGTTGGGCGGACATTAGATCCTTGTGCGTCCTCGTACCGTTCTTGAGGTACGGAAACGTTGGAGTCAGTCTTTTGTCCGTAGCAGCTATCACCATTAACAG ATACATCATGATAGCCCATCACGGAATATATagtaagatttataaaaagcaCTGGATCGCTGCGATGATTATTTTCTGCTGGCTGTTCGCCTACGCGATGCAGGTACCAACGTTGTTAGGCGTTTGGG GAAAATTTGATTACGATATGTATCTAGAAACATGCTCGATAGTCAAAGACGATCATGGTCATACTTCTAAGAGATTTTTGTTCGCTACGGGTTTCGTGATACCCTGCGTAGTTATCGTCGGGTGTTATGCAAAAATATTCTGGGTCGTTCACAG CTCCGAGTCGAGGATGCGAAAACACGCAACACCAACGATAAAGTCACCGCACACACCTGGTAGAGATACCAGAGAGATCAAACAAAGACGTAGCGAATGGAGAATTACGAAGATGGTACTCGCTATCTTCCTTAGCTTTCTAGTCTGTTATCTACCGATCACTATAGTAAAGATGGTCGAcgttaatgtaaaatatccag GCTTCCACGTTCTTGGATATCTTCTTCTATACTTCGCTTCCTGCGTGAACCCGATAATCTACGTTATCATGAATAAGCAATACAGACAAGCATACGCTGGCGTGATTGGCTGTTCGCGGATAAGGGCGAGTCTCACACCTTTCGGGAGCAGTGCGCCCGGTCAGCACCACCAAGACTTCGGCCAAG ATTACTCGAAGACTATGGTATCGACCGTCTCCATTGCTATGAGCCCCGTCAAAAATAATCAGTTGGAAGAGACACTATAG
- the LOC124423066 gene encoding G-protein coupled receptor moody isoform X2 yields MESLNQNFRGFDTNSMATWPSHVTDNTTHGNIIDSELSRFPRPLRTFAAIVAILIMITGLAGNLLTIVALCKYPKVRNVAAAFIISLCVADFVFCSLVLPFDSIRFVDASWADIRSLCVLVPFLRYGNVGVSLLSVAAITINRYIMIAHHGIYSKIYKKHWIAAMIIFCWLFAYAMQVPTLLGVWGKFDYDMYLETCSIVKDDHGHTSKRFLFATGFVIPCVVIVGCYAKIFWVVHSSESRMRKHATPTIKSPHTPGRDTREIKQRRSEWRITKMVLAIFLSFLVCYLPITIVKMVDVNVKYPGFHVLGYLLLYFASCVNPIIYVIMNKQYRQAYAGVIGCSRIRASLTPFGSSAPGQHHQDFGQGNFEHRRVVTLSKL; encoded by the exons ATGGAAtcattaaatcaaaattttcgTGGCTTTGACACGAATTCAATGGCCACGTGGCCGTCACACGTGACGGACAATACTACTCATGGTAATATCATTGACAGTGAGCTTTCAAG ATTTCCGAGGCCATTAAGGACATTTGCCGCGATCGTGGCTATACTGATTATGATAACAGGCCTAGCCGGTAATCTTCTTACCATCGTTGCCCTTTGCAAATATCCAAAAGTTCGTAACGTTGCAGCAGCATTTATAATAAG CCTTTGCGTGGCAGATTTCGTGTTTTGTTCGTTAGTGTTACCCTTCGACTCTATCAGATTCGTCGATGCAAGTTGGGCGGACATTAGATCCTTGTGCGTCCTCGTACCGTTCTTGAGGTACGGAAACGTTGGAGTCAGTCTTTTGTCCGTAGCAGCTATCACCATTAACAG ATACATCATGATAGCCCATCACGGAATATATagtaagatttataaaaagcaCTGGATCGCTGCGATGATTATTTTCTGCTGGCTGTTCGCCTACGCGATGCAGGTACCAACGTTGTTAGGCGTTTGGG GAAAATTTGATTACGATATGTATCTAGAAACATGCTCGATAGTCAAAGACGATCATGGTCATACTTCTAAGAGATTTTTGTTCGCTACGGGTTTCGTGATACCCTGCGTAGTTATCGTCGGGTGTTATGCAAAAATATTCTGGGTCGTTCACAG CTCCGAGTCGAGGATGCGAAAACACGCAACACCAACGATAAAGTCACCGCACACACCTGGTAGAGATACCAGAGAGATCAAACAAAGACGTAGCGAATGGAGAATTACGAAGATGGTACTCGCTATCTTCCTTAGCTTTCTAGTCTGTTATCTACCGATCACTATAGTAAAGATGGTCGAcgttaatgtaaaatatccag GCTTCCACGTTCTTGGATATCTTCTTCTATACTTCGCTTCCTGCGTGAACCCGATAATCTACGTTATCATGAATAAGCAATACAGACAAGCATACGCTGGCGTGATTGGCTGTTCGCGGATAAGGGCGAGTCTCACACCTTTCGGGAGCAGTGCGCCCGGTCAGCACCACCAAGACTTCGGCCAAGGTAACTTCGAGCACCGTCGCGTGGTAACGCTCTCCAAGCTCTGA
- the LOC124423063 gene encoding G-protein coupled receptor moody isoform X2 — protein sequence MLEYWMGSNKSDLNRSNVTIEQVLQDPGSVVLFIGYPPWLLYFAAGCCILFMLIGIPGNLITVAALFRTKKLKNATAIFIMNLSFSDLLFCCFNLPLATSTFWHGYWLHGALLCRLFPLLRYGLVAVSLFTVLSIAINRYVMIGHPRLYPKLYKSKYLIPMVLATWILGFSSLIVTWFGHWGRFGLDPAIGSCSILPDVHGRNPKEFLFVLAFLTPCVAIVVCYARIFYIVRKTASKSGRQDKVSNTIDVGDRNREQRSVTPRYQEEELSMLGSSCVAAGLCVSFSNRQTKEEQTSRIFNGQTYEESSLGNPPSSEEDSSRNEENDLQEESSIGHDPSVQDKERIAYEGIEDIPFADDRDADIGDTNIFLSTDPRKIKDFTEKPTLNAKKRLEGMASRASFVVESTLWIQRITESGTRLERSETFASSRSSNSDRRMKTRGKVFRRESKFKSLGRLRNMDNGPRMSRKDKKLLKMILVIFSSFLICYLPITVTKLFKEADEWRGLNIAGYILIYLTTCINPVVYVVMSSEYRSAYKNMLLCRNESVSSAKMKISHRIVRKHSM from the exons ATGCTGGAATATTGGATGGGAAGCAACAAAAGTGATCTGAACAGGAGCAATGTAACGATCGAACAGGTCCTACAGGATCCAGGATCAGTGGTTCTTTTCATTGGTTATCCACCGTGGCTTTTGTACTTTGCCGCTGGCTGTTGTATTCTCTTTATGCTCATTGGCATTCCAGGGAATCTTATCACCGTGGCTGCTCTCTTTCGTACCAAGAAG TTGAAGAACGCCACTGCGATATTCATAatgaatttatcattttcgGATCTGCTGTTTTGTTGTTTTAATCTACCACTTGCCACCTCAACTTTCTGGCATGGATATTGGTTGCATGGAGCATTGCTGTGTCGTTTATTCCCATTGCTGAGATACGGCCTCGTAGCTGTCAGCCTCTTTACCGTTCTGTCGATCGCGATTAATCGTTACGTCATGATCGGACATCCCAGGCTCTATCCAAA ACTTTACAAATCGAAATACTTGATACCAATGGTTTTGGCAACATGGATCCTCGGTTTCAGTTCTTTGATCGTCACGTGGTTCGGTCATTGGGGCCGTTTTGGCTTAGATCCTGCAATAGGTTCCTGTTCGATTCTTCCGGATGTGCATGGACGAAATCCAAAGGAGTTCCTTTTCGTATTAGCATTCTTGACTCCCTGCGTTGCAATCGTAGTATGTTACGCGAGAATCTTTTACATCGTCCGTAAGACAGCATCGAAAAGTGGTAGACAAGATAAAGTATCTAACACGATCGATGTCGGCGACAGGAACCGCGAG CAACGATCTGTCACGCCGAGATATCAGGAGGAAGAATTGTCTATGCTTGGTTCGAGTTGCGTCGCGGCAGGACTTTGCGTTTCATTTTCTAATCgtcaaacgaaagaagaacaaaCTTCGCGAATTTTTAACGGACAGACTTACGAAGAATCATCCTTGGGAAATCCACCTTCGTCCGAAGAGGACTCAtcgagaaacgaagaaaacgatTTGCAAGAGGAGAGTTCAATTGGTCACGATCCTTCTGTACAAGATAAGGAGAGAATAGCTTATGAAGGCATAGAGGACATACCGTTCGCTGATGATCGCGACGCAGACATCGGTGATACGAACATATTTCTGAGCACTGATCCCAGAAAGATCAAGGACTTTACTGAAAAACCGACTTTGAATGCTAAAAAAAGACTCGAAGGAATGGCAAGCCGTGCTTCTTTTGTGGTCGAGTCAACTCTTTGGATTCAAAGAATCACAGAATCCGGGACGCGATTGGAACGTTCCGAAACGTTTGCTAGTTCAAGATCAAGTAATTCTGATCGTCGTATGAAAACAAGAGGTAAGGTATTTCGCCGAGAGTCCAAATTCAAGAGCCTTGGTAGATTGCGAAATATGGACAATGGGCCAAGGATGtcaaggaaagataaaaaacttTTGAAAATGATACTTGTTATCTTTTCATCGTTTCTAATTTGTTATTTACCGATCACCGTCACGAAACTTTTTAAAGAGGCCGACGAGTGGAGGGGCCTCAATATCGCTGGATATATTCTCATTTATTTGACAACGTGCATCAATCCAGTCGTTTACGTTGTTATGAGTTCCGAATACAGAAgtgcatataaaaatatgttactCTGTAGGAACGAGTCTGTCTCTTCGGCGAAGATGAAAATTTCGCATAGGATTGTTAGAAAACATTCGATGtga